The window GATAATGATAAATCTTTGGGCCCAATCTGTTAACATCTTTTTTCAATTGCTTTTTGCAGATAGCATAAGTGATTTCTGAAGTATTTGACCAGACAGATCTCAATTCCTTACTGTAGTATAAATATATGGGCTGAAGTGTGCTTTTCATGGGAGGTGTAGAGGATGATGAACCACCATCGAAACGTGTGAAGGTGACCTCTCTAGATTCAGGAGGTATTCCCAACAGTTTATATCTTAGACAGAGAGGTTGCTCACTTACTGATTCAATGGCTCGACTTTTGGCAACTGAAGGGGATGATGAGGTTGTTGGTTCAAAGGGTATCATAAAGAAAGTTGAACTTGTCCGTGTTATAGCCGAGGCATTGTATTCGCTCGGCTATTCAAAGTCAGGGGCATGCCTGGAGGAAGAATCTGGAATTCCATTTCATGCCCCTGAGatagatttttttatgcaaCATATTCTTGAAGGTCAATGGGATGAAAGTGTAGCCGTGTTGCACAAATTTGGTGTAACAGATGAAACAATAGTTAAGTTAGCATCTTTTGCAATATTTGAGCAGAAATTCTCAGAACTTTTAGATGATGGAAAGATCATGGAAGCTTTAAAGACACTGCGGACAGAGATCACTCCACTTTGCGTAAATTACGAGAGAGTTAGAGAGCTGTCTTCCCTCGTTTTGTCTCCATCACAAAGTTTAGTCAATGGAACTTCTAGTAAAGAGTCAAAACTCGAATCTCGTAAGAAGTTACTGGATAAATTACGCAAGTTGCTTCCCCCGACAGTGATAGTTCCGGAGAAAAGATTGGTGCATCTTGTCGAGCAGGCCCTTGTCTTGCAAAAGGATGCTTGTAAGTTTCACAATTCCTCAGTTGGAAAAATGTCGTTGCTTGCTGATCATCAGTGTGGGAGAGACCATATCCCTACTCAAACATTGCAGGTAaattggtgtttttttttgcagTTACTAAATATAGTTGCATATGGTTTCCGCTAAATTTGAGAGAACTTGAATTCCTACTTCTTTGTTTTGCATTATCTTTTTAACGTATTCACTAGTTTCTCTATGCATTATTTGGTTTTCTTAGAAGATTCGATTATCCTTACAGACTCACTAGAATGACATCTTGCTGATCTCTTTTGCTAATGGAATCCACCAGGTATTACAAGAACACAAAGATGATGTTTTAGTTTTGCAATTTTCTCACAACGGAAAATACTTGGCATCGTCATCTGGTGATCACCTTGTTATTATATGGGAGGTAGCACTTGCACtttctttgttctttttattaatttttaaatttttactgGGGATTCTAATTCATTCCCTTGTATGTGAGGTTTTAATGTCAAATCAAAGGtacataattttgaattttttgcatttgaaCATTTCATTGGCTTATGATCattgtttcttgattttaacAGCCTCGTATGTTCTAGTTTGATGTAcaaaaatttgtgttgaataACTTTTCTACATGATGTTTCTCCCCAACCCTTTGTTTGATGATTAGTTTTGATGGTTTTATCTTTGATAGGTCATGGATGATAGTCAAGTTCTTTTAAAACATAGATTATATGGTCATCAAAAATCCGTATTCTGTATATCGTGGAGCCCCGATGACAACCAACTCCTTACATGTGGAGCAGAAGAAATAGTTAGGCGGTGGGATGTTGCCTTGGGGGAATGCCTCCATATCTACGAAAAAAGTGGCCTTGGTTTGGTCTCTTGTGCATGGGCGCCGGACGGGAAGAGCTTATTCTCTGGTGTTACTGATAAAAGCATCATCATGTGGGATTTGGAAGGGAAAGAGTTGGAATGTTGGAGAGGGCAGAAAACTCTTAGGAATGCAGACTTGGGCATCACTAGTAATACGAAAGAGCTCATTACCGTTTGTAAAGAAACTGTAGTACTATTGTTCGGATGGGAATCTAAGTCTGAGAGGTTAATCGAGGAGGATCAAATAATAACCTCGTTCTCTTTGTCTGAAGACGGCAAGTTCTTGCTCCTCAGCCTCTGGAACGAGGAACTCCATCTTTGGAATATCGATGGAAGCCCCAGGCTGGTATCTAAATACAAAGGCCACAAGCGTTCCCGTTTCATTTTGCAGTCTTGTTTCGGGGGATTAGATCATGCATTTATCTCAAGCGGCAGTGAGGACTCGCAGGTAACACTTGCGTCCTCCTCTTTGTCTATCGCGCTTTTTGTTTTAACAGGCTTCCACTTTGGGTGATAACTTAGCTGTATAAATTTGAGTTTGTTTTATCGTCTGATCTTATTATCGAGCGCCTCGTTGCTTACATGTGTATGTTATCCGCATGTTTAGGGTTATGACGTGTAAAAGATAATGTAGGCCAATTACACTACCTACGTTGATGAATTGGACTAAATTTAGTTCAATTTGTCGTCTGATCCTTCAAATACCAATCACACGAATGTTAATTACGGTTTTGTTTGAATCACACTGCTTGTTGCTTACGTGTGTGTGCTCTCCGTAGGTTTACATATGGCACAGGCTCTCGGGAGAGCTGATACTAACGTTGGCCGGGCACACAGGGGCTGTAAACTGTGTCAGCTGGAATCCGGCAAACCCCCATATGCTGGCATCAGCGAGCGATGATCGGACTATACGAATCTGGGGACTGAATCAGGTTAATGTGAGCTACAATGGGAGGCATAGTAATGGAGTCCATCACTGCAATGGGGGGAGTTGAAGTTGGAAGGGAAATGGCCCATTCCTCCATCCATCTAATTTCCTTTAGTTAATTGCTTTTTATGTAAATTCTTTTGCTTATTAATATGTTCaatccaaattccaaactataGAACAAGAAGAATGTGAATTTCCCCATTTTACTTTCCTTGGTTGGTTTGGTTGAGTTTGGATGAAGGGATTTAGAGTAGgattttaatgtttatttaatcaaataaaattgttcaaCATCTTCCATTTGATTTTTACATGATGTTTTACACTCCAAAACTTTAATAATCTACAAAACAATAATGCTATACTATAACTTTTCTATCACATTTTCATATTACAGAATATGAATGCCAAcgatatggagtatatttttacattaCATCTCATATTTCAGAATCATCAATGCACGTCACGTGTATCGAATAGCGAATACATCGGCGTCTACACGACGTCTATCTTTTCCTAGCTTTACTAGCCTTTGGAGAGTTCGACcccgaagaagaagacgagaaTTTCGTCCACTTTTGTTCGGCCAAGTCCTTGCTAAACGCTTTCATCACGTCCTGCTTGAGCTCCATGTAGCGCATTCGCTTCATCCGCTGCTCCTCCATTGTGCCCTTCTCGAGCATTAGCGAGCCGAGAGTGTCGTCTTCCAGGAGTTGGTCGAGAACTTCGGAGCAGTTGGGGAAGAAGCGACGACCGGACGCCACTGCAGAGATATCGAAGAGTtattggagagaaaaatagTGCATGTGTTTATTTATCCTTAACCCTAATCCGGCTGCGATTTAATCTCCGCAAACAACACAACTTTTATCCGAACTAGAAATATACGATTTTTCAAACGTTGCAATTACGAAACCACATTTCGGTTTTTCGCTTTTATAGCACAACCCGATGTTTCAGCAAGTGAAATGACGTCGTTTTAGCAGTATGTACCACTTCAAGCCACTTGTTTCCTAAATCCAACTAATCGAATAGGAAATGCAGCAGTAAAGATGAACTCACCAGTTTTTTGAAGGGCTTGGAGCCTCCTCACATGCTCGGGCGGGATCTCGTTCAAATCGACCTCTTTAAAGCTCCCGTACGCGCCATTTGCAGCCGAAAGTCCAGCAAACTCCATAGTTGATTCTGCACGCGCCATCTGCATTGCCAGCCTGGCTTCGTGAGGAAACAACGAGCGCGCCATTGCCACTATACATGCGCGCCATATCAGCAAAATAATCGAGCAAGTACAGCAGTATAGTACTATTCGACAACGAAACCTTTAAAATTTACCTCTGTTTTCAAGGAGAAGAAGTCTCATGTGCAGATCATCGGCTACCATCATCGAGGACAGCGTGATATTTCCAGCCAACGGATTCCTCCGCATTTCCCTCTCCAGGACCTCTATGCATAGCCTGTCTGCGTTCGTCTCCTGGCCGTGCTTCTTCACCTCGTTGAAGTCCTTGGGGCGCGTCAGCCTACGACAGATTGTGAGAGGCGTCTGTCCGTCTCCCGTGGCATCCGAGACATTAGCCCCCCTGTGGAGCAGCTCAACAATGATCATGGGGTCCTTGCGCCTCGCAGCAACGTGCAGGACCGTGTGGCCCCGCGAGTTCCGGAGGTTTACGTCAGTGTTCTCGAGATTTAGAACCTCGTTCACGATCTTAGGGACACAATAAGCAGCGGCATAGTGAAGAGCGCAGGCGGCATCCAACGAGATGTCGGATTCCTCGAGAAGCTTCTTCACCAATTCGACGTCGTCAGAGTCCAACGCCCTGTGGATATTCCTGACACGCTTCTCGTTCAAAGGGTCGACTTGAATGGAGCTGTGCTCCTCGTCCTGGTTGGATTTGAGGCGAAGTGATTTGACGTCGTTGAGAAGCTCAACGGGGAGCTCCTTCTCGAGGATGATGTTCTCCACATCGGATCGAGCTACTCTTTGGAGACAATGCGAGAGAAGCTGTTGCAAGCCGCAGTGAAACGCGACCATGAGGATCGGCATCACATCTTCGATATAAGCTTTGTCGACGAAATCAGAGAGATGACGCTGCAATAGAGAAAAACTTACCAAAATCAGAAGAAAAATACCATATGTGAACATACATCAATCAATGTATTCCAATATCTTTTTGTTTGCTAATCTAAATCATCTTCGTTTGCATGGTAAACGAAGAACACGGTCATAAACACGAGATCCTCGGATCAAACGAGAAATTCAGTGTTTCGAGTAACACTAGTTCAACAATATGCAAAGACAGCTAACATACTACTACCAATCCTATTATAGCCACACCATCATTTCTTCATACAAAACAAACAACGGGATATACAAAAACACGGTCCAAATTGCATATATCGTGATTCTAGATCATAAACATCGAGCAATCTGTTTCACTGACTGCATAGGTCAAAACACATAGAAACGAACGCAATGTCTCGTGAATCATACTAAACAACGACCATCATCTTAcaaaacatcaaaatgtcGCGATTTTAGACCATAAACTGCTAAAAATCTGTTTCACCGGCTGCATTCATAGCCTTCCCCCTCACTGTTTTTCTCTTAGATTACTGttcttttttacttaaaaCAAGTTCGAAACACATAGAAACGAATAGAATGACTCGGTAAACATATTACACAACGGCCATCATCAAACAAAACTTCGCGATATTAGACCAGAAACAGCTAGCAATCTGTTTCCCTAGCTGCATTCATAGCCTTCCTCACTGTTTTCCGTTAAATCACTCTTActtaaacaaattcaaaacacGTAGAAACAAACACAATAACTCGAGAAACATACTAAATAACGACCATCATCAATGAAAGCTTCAAAAGATCGAACCTGAACAACCATCACGAGTTCTTTAATCTGAAACGTGGCAGAAGCATACATCATCTCCACCGCGTAGTTGATGGCCGGGCCACAAGCATCGTGAGCACAAGACTCATCAACGCAGGTGGAGACATCGGTCGGGGAGGCCTTCACCTTCCCGGTGTACAAGTAATTCAAAACCACCATAAACGCCTCGTACCCTACTCTTCCCTCGGGCACCAGATCTTTCATGAGATATCTCAGCTTCTTTCCCTCCACGGATCCATCAACGCCCGTGTTTCTGAACAGCTGGTGGAAGAACTCGCTCCGTGCAGCTAGGATGCAGCGATTGACACCTACACTCACTCCCTCGACCTCTACTTCGGCATCACTGTAGTCATAGTCAGCATCAACCACGAGCTTCTCGAGACTCAAGCTAAGCCTACTCAAACTCAACAGCTCGGGGCTAGTCCCTACTTCGCACGAAGATGCATTATGGCCACTCGAGCCATTTGATAGATACGAATACGAGGCAAAGCTCAAGGACGACGACATGTCATTGCCATTCTCCATAGCAAGCAAGCAATGACCGTACAAATCAAGAAAGATACAAACTACAAACTACAAACACAACCCCCATTCAGTTCAACTGCAAGAACAGATTTTTAATCCAAATTCCTCCAAAAACAGATCAAATTCCTATCATCCAGCCCATATCATC is drawn from Salvia hispanica cultivar TCC Black 2014 chromosome 6, UniMelb_Shisp_WGS_1.0, whole genome shotgun sequence and contains these coding sequences:
- the LOC125192595 gene encoding WD repeat-containing protein 26 homolog, whose product is MGGVEDDEPPSKRVKVTSLDSGGIPNSLYLRQRGCSLTDSMARLLATEGDDEVVGSKGIIKKVELVRVIAEALYSLGYSKSGACLEEESGIPFHAPEIDFFMQHILEGQWDESVAVLHKFGVTDETIVKLASFAIFEQKFSELLDDGKIMEALKTLRTEITPLCVNYERVRELSSLVLSPSQSLVNGTSSKESKLESRKKLLDKLRKLLPPTVIVPEKRLVHLVEQALVLQKDACKFHNSSVGKMSLLADHQCGRDHIPTQTLQVLQEHKDDVLVLQFSHNGKYLASSSGDHLVIIWEVMDDSQVLLKHRLYGHQKSVFCISWSPDDNQLLTCGAEEIVRRWDVALGECLHIYEKSGLGLVSCAWAPDGKSLFSGVTDKSIIMWDLEGKELECWRGQKTLRNADLGITSNTKELITVCKETVVLLFGWESKSERLIEEDQIITSFSLSEDGKFLLLSLWNEELHLWNIDGSPRLVSKYKGHKRSRFILQSCFGGLDHAFISSGSEDSQVYIWHRLSGELILTLAGHTGAVNCVSWNPANPHMLASASDDRTIRIWGLNQVNVSYNGRHSNGVHHCNGGS
- the LOC125192596 gene encoding BTB/POZ domain and ankyrin repeat-containing protein NPR1-like; translated protein: MENGNDMSSSLSFASYSYLSNGSSGHNASSCEVGTSPELLSLSRLSLSLEKLVVDADYDYSDAEVEVEGVSVGVNRCILAARSEFFHQLFRNTGVDGSVEGKKLRYLMKDLVPEGRVGYEAFMVVLNYLYTGKVKASPTDVSTCVDESCAHDACGPAINYAVEMMYASATFQIKELVMVVQRHLSDFVDKAYIEDVMPILMVAFHCGLQQLLSHCLQRVARSDVENIILEKELPVELLNDVKSLRLKSNQDEEHSSIQVDPLNEKRVRNIHRALDSDDVELVKKLLEESDISLDAACALHYAAAYCVPKIVNEVLNLENTDVNLRNSRGHTVLHVAARRKDPMIIVELLHRGANVSDATGDGQTPLTICRRLTRPKDFNEVKKHGQETNADRLCIEVLEREMRRNPLAGNITLSSMMVADDLHMRLLLLENRVAMARSLFPHEARLAMQMARAESTMEFAGLSAANGAYGSFKEVDLNEIPPEHVRRLQALQKTVASGRRFFPNCSEVLDQLLEDDTLGSLMLEKGTMEEQRMKRMRYMELKQDVMKAFSKDLAEQKWTKFSSSSSGSNSPKASKARKR